A single genomic interval of Brevibacillus brevis harbors:
- a CDS encoding NAD(P)H-dependent flavin oxidoreductase codes for MWTNNPITSRFHLKWPIIQAPMAGGATTPALVAAVSEAGGLGTLGAAYMSPEQIRGAIKSIRALTDKPFGVNLFIPEDFDADQPIAEGVAQAMNDVRDRLGIPHNPQVTQFTEPFAEQMAVVLEEHPAVFSFTFGVLDHRLMAELKQRGITVIGTATTVREAIALEASGVDMIAAQGSEAGGHRGSFLPDSPSNMIGTMALVPQIVDRVKIPVIAAGGIMDGRGIAAALALGAQAAQLGTAFLTCKESGAHALHKKAILETKEESIVMTRAFSGKWARGIQNEFMTTLAPLDPELPTYPVQNALTKDIRAAAGKQQQSAYMSMWAGQAAPLSQEISAGELVEKLAAETTRICSNLGQPQ; via the coding sequence ATGTGGACAAACAATCCTATCACTTCGCGTTTCCATTTGAAATGGCCGATTATTCAGGCGCCAATGGCAGGGGGAGCGACCACACCTGCCCTGGTAGCCGCTGTCTCAGAAGCGGGGGGACTCGGAACGCTCGGTGCCGCATATATGTCTCCTGAGCAGATTCGTGGGGCGATCAAGTCCATTCGGGCGTTAACAGACAAACCGTTTGGCGTGAATCTGTTTATTCCCGAAGATTTCGATGCGGATCAGCCGATCGCAGAAGGCGTTGCCCAGGCCATGAATGATGTGCGAGATCGATTGGGCATCCCGCACAATCCGCAGGTGACGCAATTTACAGAGCCGTTTGCTGAGCAGATGGCTGTTGTCTTGGAGGAACATCCCGCTGTTTTCAGCTTTACCTTTGGTGTTCTGGATCATCGCTTGATGGCAGAGTTGAAGCAGCGGGGAATCACTGTCATCGGAACAGCGACAACCGTTCGCGAAGCGATTGCATTGGAAGCGAGCGGAGTCGATATGATTGCCGCCCAAGGCAGCGAAGCAGGCGGGCACCGAGGGTCCTTTTTGCCGGATTCACCAAGCAATATGATTGGAACAATGGCGCTCGTCCCGCAAATCGTGGATCGGGTCAAGATTCCCGTAATCGCGGCTGGAGGGATCATGGATGGGCGAGGGATCGCAGCAGCACTCGCGCTAGGGGCACAGGCGGCTCAGCTCGGAACGGCTTTTCTGACCTGCAAGGAGAGCGGAGCACATGCCCTGCACAAGAAGGCCATTTTGGAGACGAAAGAAGAGTCCATCGTGATGACACGTGCTTTCTCTGGAAAATGGGCAAGGGGCATTCAAAATGAGTTTATGACAACACTCGCCCCGCTTGATCCTGAGCTTCCGACCTATCCGGTACAAAATGCCCTGACCAAAGACATTCGAGCCGCTGCGGGCAAGCAGCAGCAAAGTGCGTACATGTCGATGTGGGCGGGGCAGGCAGCTCCACTTAGCCAAGAAATTAGCGCGGGTGAGCTGGTTGAAAAGCTGGCAGCGGAAACGACGAGGATTTGCAGCAATCTGGGGCAACCTCAGTAG
- the nagA gene encoding N-acetylglucosamine-6-phosphate deacetylase produces the protein MNQEYALKGNLVADGHELHNGLVVVGNGTISYAGKADAYGKALPDHVMTVEDGWICPGFVDMHMHGIDGYDTMDGTPESLQAISTALARHGVTSFLATTMTAPYDQLEKVLVNIAQNSREGLPGAQAIGIHLEGPWINPRYKGAQKEENIAIPKLDAVQKLYGLSEGLIKVVTIAPEQPEALEAIAWLKERDVIVSAGHTGATFAQATEAVDAGVRHFTHCFNAMTGLHHREPGVVGAAMYHEQLSTELIADGIHVHPAVMKILYRVKTAERLALVSDSMRAAAMGEGTYDLGGQEVHVQDNQAKLADGTLAGSILTLNRAVGNMVTLSGVSLPDAVEMASLTPASILGIGERKGRLAVGYDADITVLNSQFDVTMTFVAGKEVYHQSK, from the coding sequence TTGAATCAGGAATACGCTCTCAAGGGTAACCTTGTCGCAGATGGACATGAATTGCATAATGGTCTCGTCGTCGTGGGAAATGGAACGATCTCCTATGCTGGCAAGGCTGATGCGTATGGAAAAGCTTTGCCAGATCATGTGATGACAGTAGAGGATGGCTGGATTTGCCCTGGCTTCGTCGATATGCACATGCATGGGATTGACGGATACGACACGATGGACGGGACACCGGAATCACTTCAGGCCATCTCGACTGCACTCGCGCGGCATGGAGTGACGTCGTTTTTGGCGACGACGATGACGGCTCCTTATGATCAATTAGAGAAGGTACTGGTAAACATCGCTCAGAACAGCAGGGAAGGGCTTCCGGGGGCACAAGCGATCGGCATCCATCTGGAAGGTCCGTGGATCAATCCTCGTTACAAGGGAGCGCAAAAAGAAGAAAACATCGCGATACCCAAGCTCGATGCAGTGCAAAAGCTCTACGGACTATCAGAAGGTCTGATCAAGGTCGTGACGATTGCGCCTGAACAACCGGAAGCACTTGAAGCGATTGCCTGGTTAAAAGAACGCGATGTCATCGTGTCTGCTGGACATACAGGCGCTACGTTCGCTCAGGCGACGGAAGCGGTGGATGCGGGCGTACGCCATTTTACCCATTGCTTCAATGCCATGACAGGGCTGCATCATCGGGAGCCGGGCGTAGTTGGCGCCGCGATGTATCATGAGCAGTTGAGCACAGAGCTGATCGCAGATGGCATCCATGTGCATCCAGCAGTCATGAAGATTTTGTATCGGGTCAAAACGGCAGAACGTCTCGCCCTCGTCAGCGATTCCATGCGTGCAGCCGCGATGGGCGAAGGGACGTACGACCTCGGTGGACAAGAGGTTCACGTTCAAGATAATCAGGCGAAGCTCGCTGATGGGACGCTTGCCGGAAGCATTTTGACGCTGAATCGGGCGGTCGGCAATATGGTGACGCTGAGTGGTGTCTCTTTGCCAGATGCAGTGGAAATGGCTTCCCTGACACCAGCAAGCATCCTTGGCATCGGCGAGCGAAAAGGACGTTTGGCGGTAGGGTATGATGCAGATATTACGGTATTGAATTCACAATTTGACGTGACCAT